One genomic region from Cnuibacter physcomitrellae encodes:
- a CDS encoding ATP-dependent DNA ligase — protein sequence MWAEDRLVFDALQKRLTSPAAVQRLAHQQPASYAAFDLLAVDGQDARSLPLRDRRTLLEQLAQDWAPPLNLSPATTD from the coding sequence GTGTGGGCCGAGGACCGGCTGGTCTTTGACGCGCTGCAGAAGCGGCTCACCAGCCCTGCCGCGGTGCAGCGCCTCGCCCACCAGCAGCCGGCGTCCTATGCCGCATTCGACCTCCTCGCCGTCGACGGCCAGGACGCACGCTCGCTACCGCTCCGCGATCGCCGGACCCTCCTCGAGCAGCTCGCCCAGGACTGGGCCCCGCCCCTGAACCTCTCGCCTGCCACCACCGACTAG
- a CDS encoding DUF2188 domain-containing protein, whose product MGWVLGAVILAGAAAVGIAGGRDEARALRSSRCSRRRLIQNGVVMPAGDVETFHQDGAWHNRVEGEKGTSSPFKTKAEAVDAGREQARRLEREHIIRNENGQIGERNSYGHDPRNIPG is encoded by the coding sequence ATGGGATGGGTCCTCGGGGCGGTGATCCTGGCTGGCGCGGCAGCCGTCGGGATCGCGGGCGGGCGCGACGAAGCTCGTGCGCTGCGGTCTTCTCGGTGCAGCCGTCGTCGACTGATACAGAACGGAGTTGTCATGCCTGCAGGAGATGTTGAGACGTTTCACCAGGACGGTGCCTGGCACAACCGGGTCGAGGGGGAGAAGGGCACCAGCAGCCCGTTCAAGACCAAGGCCGAAGCGGTGGATGCGGGCCGGGAGCAGGCACGCCGGCTGGAGCGGGAGCACATCATCCGGAACGAGAACGGGCAGATCGGCGAACGCAACAGCTACGGCCACGACCCCCGCAACATCCCCGGCTGA